A stretch of DNA from Desulfobulbaceae bacterium DB1:
TGCGCGCCGCATTTCACAATTCCGGGGAAAACAATGACGGAACCGCGACTGACAGACACCCTTTTCATCAGCTTCGACGGCACCGAACTGCCGCTCAAAACCTGGCTGCCGTCCGCTTCTCCCAAGGCAATCATGGTCGCCCTGCACGGCTACAATGATTATTCCAATTTTATCAAGGATGCCGCCGCGTTTTTCAATGACAGGGGTATCGGTGTTTATGCTTATGACCAGCGGGGATTCGGCAGCGCTCCCCACCCCGGCAAATGGCACGGCCACGAAGCCATGGTCCGGGATCTCCGAACCATTCTCCAACTCGCCCAAAATCGCCATCCGGATATCCCGCTCTATCTGCTTGGCGACAGCATGGGCGGCGCGCTGATCATGGCGGCGGACAGACCGGAAAATCCCCTGCCCGGGGACGGTGTGATCCTGGTGGCCCCGGCGGTCTGGTCGCGTGACACCATGCCCTTTTATCAACGCTGGGCGCTGTGGCTGGGGGTCCGGATCATGCCCTGGCTGCGGTTGTCAGGAAAAGGGCTCGACATCACTCCTTCCGACAACAAGGAAATGCTCCTCGCCCTGGGCCGCGATCCGCTGGTCATCAAGGAGTCACGCATCGATGCGATATACGGCCTGGCGAATCTGATGGACGCGGCTTACGCGGCAGCATCCCGGTTTGACAGGAAGGTTCTTTTTCTTTATGGCGCCAGGGATGAGATCATCCCGCCAAAACCGATGACGGATGTTTTCTCCCAAAGGCTGCACGGGCGTTTTGCAAACCGTCAGCGCCTCCTAGTGTACCCAAAGGGCTACCACATGCTGCTGCGGGATCTGCAGGCGGAGGTTGTCTGGAACGACATCCTCTGCTGGCTGGGTTCCCCTGGTGAGACGTTCCCTTCGGTCCGGGAAAAGTCGGCCGTCGAAATAACCAATGAAAACGATTTGCAGGATGTCCTGAACCGGAAAAAAGCAAACTGACCGGATTGCCGGCAAGGATAGCTGGCTTTTCTTTTTCCTTGCCGCCGCATCGTGAATTTTTTTTGAACTTAATCAGGAAAAAAGAGTCACAAAAAAGGAGATATGCATTATTTTTTTTGTTACATAAACAAATCACGTTCCTCGAATTTCTTTTTCTGCCTCCCTGTGCGATTCACAATGAAGCAATTTGGCTTGAAAACACTGACGCTGATCATTTCGCTTACTGCGTATCTCTGCAGCTTTCCCGGTCTGGGAAATGCGGGCATTGTTTGCATCGGCGAGGATGGGCACGTCGCCATTGAGTCAACCGCGACCCCTTCTCTGCCGGTTCACAGCGCAACAGAAACCAGCCATGGTCCCGGGATCGAGCAGGAGAACCACTGCGAGGAAGAGTGCCGCTCCTGCATTGATTTTCCCCTGTCTTTCACCACGGCAGTCCAGCACATCTGCCAAAACAAATTCGAATTTACCCTCGAAAAAAACCCTTTGTACCGCTCACAGTCAGACATGCCGCACATTGCTGCCGCATATTCCGACCATCCATCTCCCCCTGCAAAAAAACCGGTCATCGACCAAAGCATCACCTCCCTGCGGACAACTGTTCTGCTTATTTGATTCCTCTCGTTTTTCTCAAAAAAATCAATTTTCGTTGCCCAAACACACTTCATCCAACCCGCTGAAGTGAAACAAAAGATCCCTGCGGCTCTCTTTCCCTGCAAAGATCGCGTGATGCAAATGCAGGCGAGCTCGTCTTGCCGCACGCCCCAAGGCAACGAAATGGCCGGTTATTAACACACCCGAAATTTTGAAAACGACAAGAGAGGTTTCATCATGGCAATTCCCTATATCTACAAAAGCATTTCATTGCTCGCCGCTCTCGGCATGGCACTCTCGACCGGCGGTTGCAGTCCTCTTGGCCGCAATTTGGTGCAAGAAGATACCGCGAAACTGGAATTCCGCACGGCGAGCAACAGCATTGTTGTCGGCTCAGCGAACGTTTACGAGAAAAACGACAAACTTATCGTGTCCGGATCAGTCAACCGCGCATCAGGCAGCCGCGGCAGAATACGAGGCCATGTCGACATCAACGTCATCGATCCGGACGGCAAACTTCTTACAAGGCAAACAACAGCCCTTCTGCTCCCCGCAAATTCCCATTCAAACGGCAGGTCGTCCCGCTTTCTCGCATACCTCGACAGCGTCCCGCCTCCCGGCTCCGTTATCCAGGTTGCCGCACATAAGGGAAGTCATCAGTAGGCAGCCCAGCCCTTCACCACGGATGGGCGCAACTCGTTGTCTTGCACCAATCACATGAGAAAGGAGAGTCCATTGTGAAACCGGATACAATCCATATAGTCTTCATTTTAATTTTATCCTGCCTTTCGCCATTTACCGCGGCCATGGCCGATACCGCGGCAAAAGAGCAAAGAAAATTCATCGAGCCGACCGGCAAAATCACCCTGGCTGATGCCATTGCAGCGGCGTTGGCCAACAATCCGGACATTGCCGCGGCATCCCACGAAATCAGTGCGCGTCACAACGCGCAGCTCCAGGAAGGAGTGTTCGCCAACCCGACATTTTTCAGTGAGTTCGAGGAATTCGGCGGATCGGGAAACTTCTCGGACGCTGATGCCCTCGGGGCCAGCGCCGGCATCAGCCAGGAAATACCATTGGCCGGCAAACGGGCCAAACGTGTCCGCATCGCCGAATATGAAACAACTATCGCCGGCTTGCAAATGCAGGCAAAAATGCTGGCACTGACACGTGATGTGAAGAAAAAATTTCAGCGCGTCCACTCCCTTGAACAGCAGCTCCTCCTGGAAAATGAAAACATCGCACTGCTTCAGGATATCCAGGATGTCATTATCAGGCAAATTGCCCTGGGGGATATCCCGCCGCTTGATGAAAGAAAAGCGACTGTTGAACTCGCCTTGGCGAAATCCGCCCTGGCCCGGGCCGCGAGAGAGCTTGCAGTGGCCCGTATCGAGCTGGCTTCCAGCTGGGGCAGCAGGGAGGTCCATTTCGATCAAGTTGAACCCGTTGGTCGTGCAATACAGCCTCTCCCAACTGAAGACGAACTCTGGCGGGCGGCGCAGGGACATCCTGAAATGGAAATCAACCGTATCCGGGTCGAACGGTTCAAGGCATCACTGGCCTTAGCCCAGGCAAAGGCCGTTCCCGACCTGGAAATCGAAGGGGGCGTCAAATATTTTAATGAGTCCTCCGACCACGCCTATTTCATAGGATTCAGCATACCCATTCCGGTTTTTGACCGCAACCAGGGCGGCATTCGTGAAGCCTCGGAACATATCCGGGCAGGCAAAAAAGAACTCGACGGCACTGCCAATCGCCTGAGAGCGGAACTGGCTGTCCTGCGTGAACGCCTGCAAATTATCACGGCGGAATTAGAAACAACGGCAACGACGATTCTCCCCGCCGCCCAGGAAGCATATGAAGCTCTCGCAAAGGCTTATCAAGCCGGAGAAAAGGATTACCTCGAGCTTCTTGATTCGCAGCGAACCCTGATTGAGGTCAAACGGCAAAATCTGCTTTTGCAGACTGAACACCAAGAACTGTTGGCCGATCTCGAAGCGATCACGGGAAAAGCTGCCGAATCATTTCCCCGGAACCATCCGACCCTTTCAGAGTAAGGAATATCTCATGCGAAACAAAATTATTGTTTTCTTAAGCATCGTATTTTTTGCCGGTGTGCTCGTATCATTGCCGCTGGCTTCCCAGGAAGAACGACATGATCATCCCGCTGATCGTGAGGAAATTTCCGACAATCATGCAACCCCACACGGCACTGCCGCAGAACCCCATGACGACCATGACGGCCGTGTTGACCAGGAAGAGGACACTCACGCGGAACCTGTCGATAAATCCGACGGGGAAGCCGAACACGAGGAAGAAGAGTTGCTGCTCACCGATGAGCAAAAAAAAGAAATAGGCATTGCAACCGCACCGGCATCCTCGGGGAAACTCCACTCGGAGCTTACCTTGACCGGAGAATTGATGCTGAATGAGGATGCCGTCGCCCATATCGTTCCCCGGGTAAGCGGTGTGGCCGTGCAGGTCGATTTCACCTTTGGGGACACGGTGAAAAAAGGAGATGTCCTGGCTGTGCTTGAAAGCGCGGAACTGGGCAAATCCATATCCGAATACATGGTAAGCCGTAAAATATATGAAAGAAAACGGAAACTGTATGAAGAAAAAATCGCCGGCCAGAACGATTACCTTGAAGCCCTCAATCGCTTTGAACAGGTAACCGCGGATCTCTACATGAAGCTGGGCAAAGAAAAATATCTTCAGGCAGCAAGGATGTTTGAATCGCGTTACCTTCCCGCAACCGATGAACAGGCACATCCCCAGCCTCTCGCCGACAGCCTTGCCTTTGTCGAAAGGACAACCCGATACGAAATTACCGCGCCGATAAGCGGCACGATCATTGAAAAACATCTTACTCGCGGCGAAAAAGTGGGAGAAGACGTCTCCGTCTTCACCATTGCCGATCTAAGTACGGTCTGGGTCGATCTGCAGGTGCCGACCCGCGATATCTCAAGCATTCAGCAGGGAATGAGTGTCGCCATTGAATCGCAGGACGGGCTGAAAACAGAGGGAAAGGTCGCCGCAATCAGTCCTGTCGTCGATGCCGAAACCCGTACCGCAACAGCAAGGATTGCCGTGGAAAATCACCGGGGCGACTGGATGCCGGGCTCTTTTGTCACCGGATCCATCCGTGTTTCCGACGAAAACCTGCCGCTTGTCATACCGCGTAATGCCGTCCAGGGCTTTGAAGGAAAAGAGATCGTTTTTCTGGCCGATGATCATGGCTTTCGCCATGTTCCGGTTGTCAGCGGCCGCCATGACCGTGACAACGTGGAAATTCTGTCAGGACTCCAGGTCGGCCGGCGCATTGTGACAAAGGGTGCCTTTGAGCTGAAAGCCATACTCCAGACCAACGACATGGATTCCCATGCCGGACACGGCCATTAAGGGAGGACGGCATGATCAATAAACTTGTCGAGTTTGCCCTCAAATTTCCCGGCCTGGTCGTCGTCGGACTCATCGCCGTTCTTTCCCTCGGCATCTATAAATACCAGCATATGCCGGTGGACGCCTTTCCGGACATCTCCCCTGTCATGGTGCCGGTATTTGCCGAAGGACACGGCATGGCGCCGGAGGAAATCGAACGCCTGATTACCTATCCCATTGAATCGGCCATGAACGGTCTGCCCAAAGTCACGCAGATAAAGTCGACCTCCGCCTTTGGCATGGCTGTTGTCTATGTCTATTTCGAGGACGATGTTGATATCTATTTTGCCCGTCAGCTTGTTTCGGAACGTCTGACCAGCGCCATGGCGGAATTACCGGAAATGGACGAACCTCCCGCCCTGGGCCCTATTTCCACAGGTCTTGGGCAAATATTCATATATTATCTCAAGGCGGATCACGACAAAGTCAGGACAGACGGCAAGGATGTCAACACCTGGCTGCGGGAGTTGAATGACTGGGTTGTGAAATTTCAACTGCAGACGGTTCCCGGGGTTACAGAGGTCCTTTCGATGGGTGGCCATGTCCTGCAATACCAGGTGAAAGCAAACCCGAATTCCCTCCGGCGCTATGGGTTGTCCCTGCAAGACGTGGTGGCCGCCATCAAGGAAAACAACCGCAATGTCGGCGGCCAGTTTCTGGTGCTCGGCTCGGAGGAGCATCTGGTGCGCGGCGTTGGACTGATTGAGCAGCTTGAGGAATTGCAGAATATACCGGTCAAAGTCAGCAACGGCACACCGGTTTTACTCAAGGATGTGGCTGATGTCGATTACGGCAACGAAATCCGTCGAGGCGCCGTGACACTTGACGGCCGCCAGGAAGTCGTTTCCGGCATCGTCATGAAACTCTATGGGGAAAACACCTCCGATGTCATCAAAAGACTGCATGCCAAGGTGGCCGAGGTGACAAAGGCGCTGCCCGAGGGTGTGGAACTCGTTCCCTATTACGAGCAGTCCGAACTTGTTGAAAACGCCACAGGCACCGTCAAGTCGGCCCTCCTGCAGGGAGGAATCCTGGTTTTGTTCGTCCTGCTGCTTTTCCTCGGGAACTGGCGGACAGCATTCATAGTTGCCCTGTCCCTTCCCGTATGCGCCCTTTTGGCGGTCATCTTCATGGATTTGCAGGATATTTCAGCCAACCTGATGTCGCTGGGCGGCATTGCAATTGCCATCGGCATGCTTGGTGACGGCGCCATTGTCATGGTGGAAAACATTTATCGCCACATGGGTGAACGCAATGAGCTGAATGAACCCAAACTCACGATTATCCGGAAAGCGGCACGCGAAGTGAGCAGGCCCATCGTCTTTTCCATTGCAATTATTATCGTTGTTTTTCTGCCGATTTTTACCCTGGAAGGCGTTGAAGGAAAAATGTTTTCCCCGCTGGCGTTTACCGTGTCCTTTGCCCTGTTGGGATCGATATTCGCCGCTCTTCTTCTTGCGCCTGTTCTTTCCCTTTTCCTTCTGCAACACCGTGAGAAGAAAGAGTTCCGCCTCATCGTCCTGCTGAAAAACGCATACAGACCCCTGCTTGCCATGGCACTCCGTTTCAAAAAAACAGTGGTGGCCTTTTCCGCCGGTTGCTTTCTCCTCAGCCTTGCCTCCCTGCAATACCTGGGAACGGAATTTATCCCGACCCTGGAAGAGGGATCCATCTTGATAGGTGTTGCCATGGCGCCGTCCATTTCCCTGGAAAAGGGCACTGAAACCGTCATGGAAATCGAGCGTAAAATCCTGAAGTATCCCGAGGTGCTGGAAACGGTATCACGCGTCGGACGCCCGGAAGCAGGCAGTCATCCACACCCCGTCAATTACGCGGAGGTCCATATCACCCTGAAACCACATGACGAATGGAAGCGGTTCAGCAGCAAGGAAGAGCTTATCGCGGCCCTGGATAAGGAACTGCGGAAAGTACCGGGCGTCCAATTGAACTTTACCCAGCCCATCCAGAACGCTTTTGACGAACTTCTGTCCGGAATCAAGGCACAGCTTGCCGTAAAGCTGTACGGCGAAGATCTGCACATCCTCCGATCAAAAGCGGATGAAATCAAAAAAGCCATAGACAATATCCCGGGGCTTGTCGATCTGTCCGTTGAGCAGAGCTTTGGACAGCCCCAGGTTCAGGTTGTCGCGGACCGCGCCGCCTGTGCCCGATACGGCGTCAGCGTCAGCCGGATTCTTGAGATGGTGGAGATGGCGGTTGGAGGAGAGGTCATCGACAATATTTATCTCAACACGCGACGCTTCGGCATCCATTTACGGTATCAGGAGAAGTTTCGCGACAACCCCCAGGAAATACGAAACATTTTGCTGTCAACGGCGGACAATAACCTTATCCCTCTCGGGCAGGTTGCGGAAGTGCTTCAGGTGACAGGCCCCATTCAGATCAACCGGGAAAAAAATCAGCGCCGCTGGATTATTCAGGGAAATATTCGCGGTCGGGACATGGGAAGCGTTGTCGAGGACATCCAACAGAGGATTGCGGAAACGATAACTCTGCCGCCCGGATACACCATCGAATATGGCGGGCAATTTGAAAATCAGCAGCGGGCAATGTCCCGGCTGGCCCTCATTGTACCCATTGTCATCGGCAGCGTTTTTCTCATGCTGTGGATGACATTCGGCACATTCCGCCATGCCTTCATCATCATCTTCAATGTCCCCCTTTCCCTTATCGGCGGCATAATCGGGCTCTTTCTCATGAAAGAATATCTCTCTGTTCCCGCTTCTGTCGGATTCATCGCCCTTTTCGGCATCGCCGTGCAGAACGGCATGGTCCTGGTGAGCTATTTCAACGACTTGCGAGACCGAGGAAAAGCGATCCACGAGGCGGTGATGGATGGCGCATTGCTTCGTTTGCGGCCGGTGCTGATGACTGCGGCCACAACAGTTCTCGGCCTGCTGCCGCTGCTTGCCGCCCAAGGCATCGGTGCTGAAATCCAGCGTCCGCTGGCCTCTGTTGTTATCTTTGGGCTCACCACCTCCACCATGCTCACCCTTTTTGTCATACCTGCCGTGTACAGCTGGATAGAAGACTACAATGAAAAAAGGAGGGAAATCCGATGAAAAGAATTGTTGCCGTCATCAAGCCCATTATGCTGGATGACGTTATTTTTGCCCTGCATCAGATTAAGGATTTTCCCGGCGCCACCATGACGGAAGTCCGTGGAATGGGACGGGGATTTCAACGGTATGTTCAGCAAAACAGTCCGGATTTTGCATTCGGGTATCCGGCGCAAGTGCGCATCGAAATTATTTGCCGGGAAAATCAAACAGAGGCGATTGTCAATACTCTTGAGCAAAGCGCCCGCACGGGAAAATCCGGAGACGGTAAAATTTTTATTTCCCCTGTGGATGAGGCTGTCCGTATACGAACAGGCGAACGTGGCGATGGGGTGATCTGACGTTATTTTGAGCCGTCGTTGAAAATCAGGGGGCGGAAGCCGGAATGAAGAATCATCAAATCAACCATTCCGCCTCCAGCCTCCTGAATTCTCGCAAAAAGCCGCGGGAAAAAAACTATTCGCTCGAAGCGCTGCGGCAGGCCTCATCAAGACGGGTTTCAACGTAGCGGACAAGTTCATCATCCCGCTGTTCAATATCAAAGCAGACGGCATCCTCACCGAGCAGACCACCGGGAACAAAAGCACCTTTTTCTTCCGGGTCGGTTATCATTTCGCTGTAAAAACACACGGAAAGCCAGCGCGGGCTGTCTTCAATCACATCGACCATGACAAAAAGCCCTTTTTTTTTCTGCGCGGCATGGACAGCCCGGAGTGAATAGGTGAGGCCCGGCCTGGGGACGAATGCCAGGGAGACTCCCTCTTTTCGACCGAGGTATTCCCTGAAACGCCAAAAGACATCTCGGTTTCCTTCAGGCGTTTCCTGCCACTCCTTCATAAAAGCAATAAGCTCTGAATCCGTTTCTTTTCCCACATCAAACTCCTCAGTAATTCATTTTTATATTTTTAATTTCTTTTGTGACGCAACACAAAAAAACAAATGTACCCAGCCTAAAAACGAATGATCGCCCCGGCCCCCCAGCCGAAATCGGAATGCCATTGGCCGATCAGGGAAAAACTTTTCGACAGCATGTACGTGAGGCCCGCCTTGCCTTCCCATTGTGCGGCATGGGTATCATATTCGGCTTCACCGATCAGGGCCAGGCGCGGGGTCAGGGCGAATTCCTTGTCAAAGGAAAAACGACCGCCGCCGTCGCTGTCCAGCCAATAGCGGGACTCAATCAGCAGCGGCAGCAGCCAGGTGACACCCACAACTCCACGGGAATGTTCCGTATCGCTGCCCTGCCCCAGCATATCGAACCCGGCAAACACGGTGAAAAAACGATTGATATACCTGTCCCAGGACAGAAATCCTTCCCACTCATTTTTATCGACACGCTGCCAGCCCGACTCCCATTCCGCTGAAAGGGTGTTGCGGGTGCCGGCAGCCGTTAAAAAAACCTCGGCCATGTTGCTTGTCAACGCAGCCTCGCCCCAGGAGTGCCACATATCAATGTAAAGTTGCGGACGGATGGCGGCAACCTCGTCCGGCATCACAAAATTATCGTAGTGAAGCAGGCGGGCCATGCCGCTTTCCATGTGGTAAAGGAGATGGCAGTGAAAAAACCAGTCTCCGGTTTCGTTGGCGTCAAATTCGATAACCGTGGTGGACATGGGAGCGACATTGACCGTGTGTTTCAGCGGCGCATGATCGCCCTGTCCATTGACAACCCGGAAAAAATGGCCGTGCAGATGCATGGGATGATGCATCATGGTGCGGTTGATCATAATGAAACGGACAATCTCGCCCTGGCTCACCGGAATGACGTCGGTCTCGGAAAGCGCCTGGTTGTTCATAAACCAGACATAGCGTTCCATATCCCCGTCCAGGGTTAGCCGGATTTCCCGCACCGGCCTGTTGCCGGCAAAGGCGGTTGCGGAGACGGCCCGCAATTTTTCATAAGGCGGCCATGGACGGCTCTGATCCATGCCGTCCATGGCAAGACTGCCGGCCGAGGAAACATCGGAAGCCATCGGCCGGAAATCAGCGCCGTATTTTTTGCCGTTCCGTTCACCCCGGTCTCTTGTCCTTTGCTGTTGCGGCGCCATGTCCCCCATGTCATGACCGGCGTGGCTGACAACAGGTTGCGCCGCTTCACCTTCCCCCCTGCTTTCCGTGGTCGGGGCGGCATGACTCTCCATACCATGCCCCGTATGCGGGGAACCCGCGCCATGATCCATGCCGGGCATAACCGGTTTCTCCATCATCTCCATCCGGTCCATGCCATGCCCCACATGACCCATGTCACCCATGTCATCCATGCCGCCCATTGCCGTCATGCCGGGTTTGTCGAACATGCCGGCGGAGACCGCATCATCATCCATGCCCATTGAGGCCGCCGGGTTCAAAGCGAACAGGGTGCCCAGGCTGAGATCGCCCATGGCATGATAGAGATTCGGTTTCGGCACATCGGGCGCGGGACGGGAATCACCAGTGCCGAGCCACACCGAGGTGAAACCCGACCCATCGTGGGCGGTTGCCCGCAATTCGCAAGCGCCTTTTTGCGGAACCGTGATGAGCACGTCATAGGTCTCCGCAACGCCGATGAGCAAACGTTCCGTTTCCACCGGTTCCACATCGATACCGTCGGCCGCGATGATCCGCATGGGGCCGCCGGCGAATTCAAGGTGAAAAAAGGTGGTGGAGGAGCCATCAATGATTCGCAACCGGATTGTTTCTCCCGGTTGGGCGTCAAGATGCATTTCCGTGCTGCCGTTGGCAAGAAAACGGTCATAGGCGACATCGGCGATGTCCATGGCCGGCATGCGCCCCAGCTCGCGCTTGAAATAATCGGCAAGCATGCCGAGACGAATGGCGCCGACTATACTTTGCGCGCTGCCCTTTTCAACGGCAAACCACTCGCTGCCGCGTTTCAGGGTGCGGATAATCTGGTGCGGGTCTTCATCGGCCCAGTCGGAAAGCAGGATCACATAATCACGGTCAGCCGGGAAACGGGGAACAGTGGGCTCGATGACAATGGCGCCGTACACGCCGCGTTGCTCCTGCAGACCGGTATGGGAGTGATACCAGTAGGTTCCGCTCTGCCGAATGGGAAACTCATAGGTAAAAGTAGTACCCGGGGCGATTGGCGGAAAGCTGACATACGGAACCCCGTCCATGCCGGGGGGCACCAGGATGCCGTGCCAATGAAGAGAGGTTTCGACAGCCAT
This window harbors:
- a CDS encoding metal transporter — protein: MINKLVEFALKFPGLVVVGLIAVLSLGIYKYQHMPVDAFPDISPVMVPVFAEGHGMAPEEIERLITYPIESAMNGLPKVTQIKSTSAFGMAVVYVYFEDDVDIYFARQLVSERLTSAMAELPEMDEPPALGPISTGLGQIFIYYLKADHDKVRTDGKDVNTWLRELNDWVVKFQLQTVPGVTEVLSMGGHVLQYQVKANPNSLRRYGLSLQDVVAAIKENNRNVGGQFLVLGSEEHLVRGVGLIEQLEELQNIPVKVSNGTPVLLKDVADVDYGNEIRRGAVTLDGRQEVVSGIVMKLYGENTSDVIKRLHAKVAEVTKALPEGVELVPYYEQSELVENATGTVKSALLQGGILVLFVLLLFLGNWRTAFIVALSLPVCALLAVIFMDLQDISANLMSLGGIAIAIGMLGDGAIVMVENIYRHMGERNELNEPKLTIIRKAAREVSRPIVFSIAIIIVVFLPIFTLEGVEGKMFSPLAFTVSFALLGSIFAALLLAPVLSLFLLQHREKKEFRLIVLLKNAYRPLLAMALRFKKTVVAFSAGCFLLSLASLQYLGTEFIPTLEEGSILIGVAMAPSISLEKGTETVMEIERKILKYPEVLETVSRVGRPEAGSHPHPVNYAEVHITLKPHDEWKRFSSKEELIAALDKELRKVPGVQLNFTQPIQNAFDELLSGIKAQLAVKLYGEDLHILRSKADEIKKAIDNIPGLVDLSVEQSFGQPQVQVVADRAACARYGVSVSRILEMVEMAVGGEVIDNIYLNTRRFGIHLRYQEKFRDNPQEIRNILLSTADNNLIPLGQVAEVLQVTGPIQINREKNQRRWIIQGNIRGRDMGSVVEDIQQRIAETITLPPGYTIEYGGQFENQQRAMSRLALIVPIVIGSVFLMLWMTFGTFRHAFIIIFNVPLSLIGGIIGLFLMKEYLSVPASVGFIALFGIAVQNGMVLVSYFNDLRDRGKAIHEAVMDGALLRLRPVLMTAATTVLGLLPLLAAQGIGAEIQRPLASVVIFGLTTSTMLTLFVIPAVYSWIEDYNEKRREIR